The following are from one region of the Amylibacter sp. IMCC11727 genome:
- a CDS encoding ABC transporter substrate-binding protein encodes MKIWTQIVAAAALIAAPMMASAQVVQLQESDFWKVEVEAGTMDPIGLRIPQSPYVVDMTAKGRSYGKQGGTLSTMITRSKDVRQMVVYGYARLVGYNEKYELVPDILQSVQVAEGRIFTFKLRKGMRWSDGEPFTSEAFRYWWEDVVNNEKLAPKGPPSFLKVDGEYPRVLFPDETTVMFIWKAPNPGFLPRLAQARPPFIYRPGHYLKQFHGDYADPAKLKKAVRKKKVRSWAALHNKSDNMYKFDNQSLPTLQPWIPADTGKESRRLFVRNPYYHRIDAKGVQLPYIDTVEMSIVGAGLVAAKTNAGESDLQSRGLNFKDVPVLKKGESEGEDYSVYLWPNGTASQIAIYPNLNHADPIWAEILRNRDFRHALSLGIDRRIINRALYFGLASEGNMTALPVSPFYNEDNLKSYAEYDPERANKILDDLGYTERRADGIRVLPDGRPMRILIETAGERQEVENALQIITDTWRDIGIEMVMRPLDRDILRQHVYSGQSMAAVWFGWDNGIPTAGTSPEYLAPRAQDFFSWPKWGQYHQTGGQAGEAIDMPKPARLMLLSEQWEKTTDEGERSAIWEEMLKIHAEEMYAIGILSEAPQPVVVSKKLKNVPKVGLWAWEPGAHFGVHRMDEFYFSGQGIN; translated from the coding sequence ATGAAAATTTGGACACAAATAGTGGCAGCGGCCGCGCTGATTGCTGCACCGATGATGGCATCGGCGCAGGTGGTTCAGTTGCAGGAAAGCGACTTTTGGAAGGTTGAGGTCGAAGCAGGGACGATGGACCCGATTGGGTTGCGGATTCCGCAATCTCCTTATGTGGTGGATATGACCGCCAAAGGCCGCAGTTATGGCAAGCAGGGTGGTACGCTGAGCACGATGATCACGCGGTCCAAAGACGTGCGCCAGATGGTGGTTTATGGCTATGCACGGCTGGTGGGATATAACGAAAAATACGAGCTGGTTCCTGACATTTTGCAATCGGTTCAGGTGGCTGAAGGGCGGATTTTCACGTTCAAACTGCGCAAGGGGATGCGGTGGTCGGATGGAGAACCGTTCACATCAGAAGCGTTCCGTTATTGGTGGGAAGATGTGGTTAACAACGAAAAGCTGGCACCCAAGGGGCCGCCATCCTTTTTGAAAGTGGACGGAGAGTATCCGCGCGTTTTGTTCCCAGATGAAACCACGGTGATGTTCATCTGGAAGGCCCCAAACCCGGGCTTTTTGCCCCGTCTGGCCCAGGCGCGGCCACCGTTTATCTATCGACCTGGGCATTACCTGAAACAGTTTCATGGGGATTACGCTGACCCTGCAAAATTGAAAAAAGCGGTGCGCAAAAAGAAAGTGCGCAGCTGGGCGGCGCTGCACAACAAAAGCGACAATATGTATAAGTTCGACAATCAAAGCTTGCCGACTTTGCAGCCGTGGATCCCTGCGGATACAGGTAAAGAAAGCCGTCGGTTGTTTGTGCGCAATCCGTATTACCACCGTATTGATGCGAAGGGTGTGCAGCTGCCCTATATCGACACGGTGGAAATGAGCATCGTGGGCGCAGGCCTTGTGGCGGCAAAGACCAATGCGGGTGAGTCAGATTTGCAATCGCGCGGGCTGAATTTCAAAGATGTGCCAGTGTTGAAAAAAGGTGAGTCAGAGGGCGAAGATTATTCGGTTTATCTGTGGCCCAATGGGACGGCGAGCCAAATTGCGATTTACCCGAACCTGAACCACGCCGATCCAATCTGGGCCGAGATTTTGCGCAATCGCGATTTTCGCCACGCACTATCGCTGGGCATTGATCGGCGTATCATTAATCGCGCACTGTATTTTGGATTGGCATCAGAAGGCAACATGACGGCCTTGCCAGTGAGCCCGTTTTACAACGAAGACAATCTGAAATCTTACGCGGAATATGATCCAGAACGGGCGAATAAAATTCTGGATGATTTGGGATACACTGAACGGCGTGCCGATGGCATTCGGGTGTTGCCTGACGGGCGGCCTATGCGGATTTTGATTGAAACCGCTGGGGAACGCCAAGAGGTGGAAAACGCCTTGCAGATTATCACAGACACGTGGCGCGATATCGGGATTGAAATGGTTATGCGACCGTTGGATCGTGATATCTTGCGCCAGCACGTGTACAGTGGGCAATCCATGGCCGCAGTTTGGTTTGGCTGGGACAATGGCATTCCAACGGCGGGGACATCGCCAGAATATCTTGCGCCGCGTGCGCAGGATTTCTTTAGCTGGCCAAAATGGGGGCAATATCATCAAACTGGTGGTCAGGCAGGCGAAGCGATTGATATGCCTAAACCAGCACGTTTGATGTTGTTGTCTGAGCAATGGGAAAAGACGACGGATGAGGGCGAGCGATCCGCCATCTGGGAAGAGATGCTGAAAATCCACGCGGAGGAAATGTACGCGATTGGTATTTTATCAGAAGCGCCCCAACCCGTTGTTGTGTCCAAAAAGCTGAAGAATGTGCCAAAGGTGGGTTTGTGGGCTTGGGAGCCTGGAGCGCATTTCGGAGTTCATCGCATGGACGAGTTTTACTTTAGCGGACAGGGCATCAACTAA
- a CDS encoding ABC transporter permease, whose amino-acid sequence MQILQYAVYRFITMLATLVVVSALVFFIMNLPPGDYLSNLIAELQATGQSDGIDKVEFLRREYSLDQPLWKQYLIWMGFFPGPNGFSGIIQGDFGWSFEFDRPVSEIVGGALWLTVLVNVAAVLFVYVVALPLGILAAVKSKTWVDYTSAFIGYLGLATPNFLLALILFYYGHKYLNLPIGGLMAPEFEGEPMTPAKVKSVLLHLIIPTFVIGTSGAAAMMQRLRANMLDELSKPYVDTARAKGVGPTKRVLKYPFRMALNPFVADIGNLLPSLISGSVLVSVVLGLQTIGPALLTALKSQDQFLAGFILLFVAALTLIGTMISDVLLMLLDPRIRMGGRK is encoded by the coding sequence ATGCAAATTCTGCAATATGCCGTCTATCGGTTCATCACAATGTTGGCCACGCTGGTGGTGGTTTCGGCGCTGGTGTTTTTCATCATGAACCTGCCGCCCGGCGATTATCTTTCGAACCTGATTGCCGAGTTACAGGCCACAGGCCAATCGGATGGGATCGACAAGGTAGAGTTTTTGCGGCGTGAATATTCGCTCGATCAGCCGTTGTGGAAACAGTACCTGATTTGGATGGGGTTCTTTCCTGGGCCGAATGGATTTTCAGGCATTATCCAAGGGGATTTTGGTTGGTCGTTTGAATTTGACCGACCCGTTTCAGAAATCGTTGGCGGTGCGTTGTGGCTGACGGTTTTGGTGAATGTGGCAGCGGTGCTGTTTGTGTATGTGGTTGCTTTGCCGCTGGGTATTCTGGCGGCGGTGAAATCCAAAACTTGGGTGGATTACACGTCTGCATTTATCGGGTATTTGGGTTTGGCGACGCCGAACTTTCTCCTCGCCCTGATCCTGTTTTATTATGGCCATAAATATCTGAACTTGCCTATTGGTGGGTTGATGGCACCTGAGTTTGAGGGAGAACCGATGACCCCTGCAAAGGTAAAATCCGTGTTGCTACACCTGATTATTCCGACCTTTGTGATTGGGACATCTGGGGCAGCGGCGATGATGCAGCGGTTGCGGGCCAATATGCTGGACGAGTTGTCAAAGCCTTATGTCGATACGGCGCGGGCCAAGGGTGTTGGACCGACGAAGCGGGTCTTGAAATATCCGTTTCGCATGGCGTTGAACCCGTTTGTGGCGGATATTGGCAACCTGTTGCCATCGTTGATTTCGGGATCGGTTTTGGTGTCGGTTGTGTTGGGTTTGCAGACCATTGGGCCTGCGTTGCTGACGGCGTTGAAATCGCAGGATCAGTTTTTGGCAGGGTTCATTTTGCTGTTTGTGGCCGCGCTGACGTTGATTGGGACGATGATTTCGGATGTGCTGTTGATGCTGCTTGATCCGCGTATTCGGATGGGAGGCCGCAAATGA
- a CDS encoding ABC transporter permease: MTDQANKHFIDDAPYDADEDIKALDRPDLDAPNWLLIWRKFKRHKLGFYSGIFLFLAYVSLPFAGFISPYTPNERNADHLYAQPQSINFWHEGSFIGPYVYPITAKPDLVNFQWKYIKDTTSPAKLKFFCEGREYKLAGLIRSDTHLFCAPEGATVFLWGADRLGRDIFSRILYGAQLSLTVGLIGITVSFILGISIGGIAGYFGGRTDWTVNRIIEILRSLPELPLWLALSAAVPSHWGPVAVFFIISIILGLLDWPGLARAVRSKFLALREEEFVRAAEMMGAKPERVIRKHLLPNFASHLIASAMLSIPAMILGETALSFLGLGLRAPAVSWGVMLNDAQNLASIEIYPWTAIPMLPVIVVVLAFNFLGDGLRDSLDPYSDH, from the coding sequence ATGACCGACCAAGCGAACAAACATTTCATCGACGATGCGCCTTATGACGCGGATGAGGATATCAAAGCACTGGATCGGCCAGATTTGGATGCGCCAAATTGGCTGTTGATCTGGCGCAAGTTTAAGCGTCACAAGCTGGGGTTTTATTCAGGCATTTTCCTGTTTTTGGCCTATGTTAGTCTGCCGTTTGCGGGGTTCATTTCGCCTTATACACCGAACGAGCGCAATGCGGATCATCTGTATGCGCAGCCCCAAAGCATCAACTTTTGGCACGAAGGGTCGTTCATCGGGCCTTATGTGTATCCGATCACGGCCAAGCCTGATTTGGTGAATTTCCAGTGGAAATACATCAAAGACACGACAAGCCCCGCAAAGTTGAAATTCTTTTGCGAAGGGCGAGAATACAAGCTGGCGGGTTTGATCCGATCTGACACGCATCTGTTTTGTGCGCCCGAAGGGGCCACCGTGTTCTTATGGGGTGCCGATCGGTTGGGGCGCGATATCTTTAGCCGGATTTTGTATGGGGCGCAGTTGTCCCTGACGGTGGGTTTGATCGGCATTACCGTGTCGTTCATTCTGGGCATCAGCATTGGCGGCATTGCAGGATATTTTGGCGGGCGCACGGATTGGACCGTGAACCGCATCATCGAGATTTTGCGGTCCTTGCCCGAGCTGCCGTTGTGGTTGGCCTTGTCAGCCGCCGTGCCGAGCCATTGGGGGCCAGTGGCGGTGTTCTTTATCATTTCGATTATTTTGGGGCTGCTCGATTGGCCAGGATTGGCGCGTGCGGTGCGGTCGAAATTTTTGGCCTTGCGTGAAGAAGAATTTGTGCGGGCTGCCGAGATGATGGGCGCAAAGCCAGAACGGGTTATTCGCAAGCACTTGCTGCCGAACTTTGCCAGCCATTTGATTGCCAGTGCGATGCTGTCGATCCCAGCGATGATTTTGGGGGAAACGGCGCTGTCGTTTCTTGGGCTCGGCCTGCGGGCCCCTGCGGTGAGTTGGGGTGTGATGTTGAATGACGCGCAAAACCTTGCGTCGATCGAGATTTACCCGTGGACGGCGATCCCGATGTTGCCTGTGATTGTGGTGGTGTTGGCGTTCAACTTCCTTGGGGATGGGTTGCGCGATTCACTCGATCCTTATTCGGATCATTGA
- a CDS encoding HupE/UreJ family protein: protein MALPARAHENVPAIIDVTVEGQNIILSIEANVESLVSGTADEDVSGETEEGAAEYLRLRDLSAADLATAYAPFADTYRDSLKLTVDGTPVALTAQPAEIPETGDVAVARFSTLSFTATLPDDAGEMTWTYPPQYGDSVLRVFVPNSAEFPEPTLADFVPRATTATVDLGNIKPQSLGEVFVDYIIAGFDHIIPKGLDHILFVIGLFLLSTQLRPLLVQVTMFTLAHTITLALGALGYVNIPGNIVEPLIAASIVFIAVENIFTDKLNAWRPFVIFGFGLLHGLGFASVLGDFGLPSGQFIPALIAFNIGVEIGQLAVIAICFFAVGLWFRHKDWYHKVIVVPASAAIAILAFYWVLERTGMLG from the coding sequence ATGGCATTACCCGCACGCGCCCACGAAAATGTGCCTGCAATCATCGACGTAACCGTCGAAGGCCAAAACATTATCCTCAGCATCGAAGCGAACGTTGAATCGCTGGTGTCGGGTACCGCCGACGAAGACGTCAGCGGCGAAACCGAAGAAGGGGCCGCTGAATATTTACGCCTGCGCGATTTGTCTGCAGCGGACCTTGCCACAGCATATGCGCCTTTCGCAGACACATATCGCGACAGTCTGAAGTTGACTGTGGATGGCACACCCGTAGCCCTCACGGCACAGCCCGCTGAAATCCCAGAAACAGGGGATGTGGCCGTGGCGCGTTTTTCAACGCTCAGCTTTACGGCCACATTGCCAGATGACGCAGGCGAAATGACATGGACGTACCCGCCACAATACGGCGACAGCGTCCTGCGGGTTTTTGTGCCCAACAGCGCTGAATTTCCCGAACCAACACTGGCAGACTTTGTGCCACGCGCCACAACAGCCACTGTTGATCTGGGCAACATCAAGCCCCAAAGCCTTGGCGAGGTGTTCGTGGATTACATCATCGCTGGCTTTGACCACATTATCCCCAAAGGTCTCGATCACATCTTGTTCGTGATTGGTCTGTTCCTGCTGTCCACACAACTGCGCCCCTTGCTGGTGCAGGTTACAATGTTCACGCTTGCCCACACCATCACACTGGCGCTCGGTGCGCTTGGGTACGTAAACATTCCAGGCAACATCGTGGAACCGCTGATCGCAGCCTCTATCGTCTTTATCGCCGTGGAAAACATATTCACCGATAAACTCAACGCATGGCGACCCTTTGTCATCTTCGGGTTTGGCTTGCTGCACGGCCTTGGCTTTGCCTCTGTGCTTGGTGACTTTGGTTTGCCATCTGGCCAGTTCATCCCAGCCCTCATCGCATTCAACATCGGTGTGGAAATCGGCCAGCTTGCCGTGATCGCAATCTGTTTCTTTGCCGTAGGGCTCTGGTTCCGCCACAAAGATTGGTATCACAAAGTCATCGTAGTCCCAGCTTCCGCAGCCATCGCAATCTTGGCTTTCTACTGGGTGCTGGAACGCACAGGGATGCTCGGCTAA
- a CDS encoding DUF4198 domain-containing protein — translation MFKFRGFCLFMAIVLAGPSLAHEFWMEAKDYTVEEGRPVEVELRVGQNFGGSEYPFLKQRFKSFKVNAGGKTRGYKGTAGDKPAYKDKEPAAGLQVLAYHSTPDTLKFTKSKPDLLATYLKAEGLDFVLKQHRADGLPEVDISEIYSRNAKALVQVGPYQGGADRAMGMPFELVVQGSPYDGDTSVTIKLLWQGKAMPNYPINVFTKKGGTKQTRVQTDGNGLATVRFAKGTRVLLNSVRIKRLPKGSKHFYESWWASTSFGW, via the coding sequence ATGTTCAAGTTTCGTGGTTTTTGTCTATTTATGGCAATTGTTTTGGCAGGTCCATCACTGGCCCACGAATTTTGGATGGAGGCCAAAGACTACACTGTGGAAGAAGGTCGCCCTGTGGAAGTAGAGCTGCGGGTGGGGCAGAATTTTGGCGGGTCTGAATATCCGTTTTTAAAACAGCGGTTCAAATCCTTTAAGGTGAATGCGGGTGGTAAGACACGCGGGTACAAAGGGACCGCCGGGGATAAGCCTGCTTACAAAGATAAAGAGCCAGCGGCAGGTTTGCAGGTATTGGCCTATCATTCGACTCCGGACACTTTGAAATTTACCAAATCCAAACCCGATCTTTTGGCCACATATCTAAAGGCAGAGGGGCTCGATTTTGTCTTAAAACAGCACCGTGCGGATGGCCTGCCCGAGGTGGATATTTCCGAGATTTATTCGCGCAACGCAAAGGCGCTGGTGCAGGTTGGGCCCTATCAAGGGGGGGCGGATCGTGCCATGGGGATGCCGTTTGAGCTGGTCGTGCAAGGGTCGCCTTATGACGGGGACACATCTGTGACGATTAAGCTGCTGTGGCAAGGTAAAGCGATGCCGAATTACCCGATCAATGTGTTCACAAAAAAGGGCGGGACGAAACAAACGCGGGTGCAGACAGATGGCAATGGGCTGGCCACCGTGCGTTTTGCGAAAGGCACGCGTGTCTTGCTGAATTCAGTGCGCATCAAACGCCTGCCAAAAGGCAGCAAGCATTTCTATGAAAGCTGGTGGGCGTCTACGTCGTTTGGGTGGTAG
- a CDS encoding TauD/TfdA family dioxygenase — MVPTVIPMTGTVGAEIHGADVRNDDHWPTIRQAFIDHSVITIRAQTITPDDHIAFAQRWGDINVNRFFTPLESHPNIAVVLKNPDDTTAIGEMWHTDHSYDTAPAMCSILHAIDLPPYGGDTCFASQYAAYDALSDPMKTFLGGLSAWHSSRHAFGAATLDHEQAKGGRLHNQDKATQDALHPVVITHPLSGRKALYVNPDFTTHIEGLAEPESKALLAFLFEHCQNPDYQCRVRWQEGDITMWDNRALWHKAINDYAGHRRYMHRITVEGCALTK; from the coding sequence ATGGTGCCAACCGTCATCCCCATGACAGGCACCGTGGGTGCAGAAATCCACGGTGCAGATGTGCGCAATGACGATCATTGGCCCACCATTCGCCAAGCGTTCATCGACCATTCCGTCATCACCATTCGCGCCCAAACCATCACGCCCGACGATCATATCGCGTTTGCGCAGCGGTGGGGCGACATCAACGTGAACCGCTTTTTCACCCCGCTGGAGTCTCACCCGAACATTGCGGTGGTTCTGAAAAATCCTGACGACACAACCGCCATTGGCGAAATGTGGCACACCGATCATTCCTATGACACGGCCCCTGCCATGTGTTCGATCCTACATGCGATTGATCTGCCCCCCTATGGCGGTGACACCTGCTTTGCATCTCAATACGCCGCCTATGACGCGCTGTCTGATCCAATGAAAACGTTTCTTGGCGGGCTCAGCGCATGGCATTCCTCGCGCCACGCCTTTGGCGCGGCAACGCTTGATCATGAACAGGCCAAGGGCGGCCGCCTACACAACCAGGACAAAGCCACCCAAGACGCGCTGCATCCCGTGGTCATCACGCACCCGTTGTCTGGGCGCAAAGCACTTTATGTGAACCCCGATTTCACAACCCACATCGAAGGCCTCGCAGAACCGGAATCAAAGGCGCTTTTGGCCTTCCTTTTCGAGCATTGCCAAAACCCCGATTACCAATGCCGCGTGCGCTGGCAAGAAGGTGACATCACCATGTGGGACAACCGCGCGCTTTGGCACAAAGCCATCAACGATTACGCAGGCCACCGCCGCTATATGCACAGGATTACTGTGGAAGGCTGCGCGCTGACAAAATAG
- a CDS encoding GlsB/YeaQ/YmgE family stress response membrane protein: MGITSILVLIIVGAIAGWLAGLIVKGFGFGLLGNIVVGIVGAFIATLILPRIGLVIGGGLIGNIINATIGAVILLFIIRLVRKGT; this comes from the coding sequence ATGGGTATCACAAGCATTCTGGTTTTAATTATTGTCGGCGCAATTGCGGGCTGGCTGGCGGGTCTCATCGTCAAAGGATTTGGTTTTGGCCTGCTTGGCAACATCGTCGTCGGCATCGTGGGGGCCTTTATCGCCACGCTTATTCTGCCCCGCATCGGTTTGGTGATCGGCGGCGGTTTGATCGGTAACATCATCAACGCCACCATCGGCGCGGTCATCTTGCTGTTCATCATTCGATTGGTGCGCAAAGGCACCTAA
- a CDS encoding serine/threonine protein kinase — MAWSPDKTEVKSWNEWDPLRHVIVGRADDCHIPPEEPALDAKVPEDSDMRGQWGRRPQETIDKANELLDNFASMLEKRGIRVDRPTPTDFSKPATTPDFHTDSQFGCMPPRDVLLTVGHEILEATMSYRCRWFEYLCYRPLMQQYWEEDTNFRHEAAPKPRLTDADYHPDYLSDKIGVAKRLEWAEKKFFVTTEEEPLFDAADVLRFGKDLVVQHGFTTNLKGIEWLRRHFPDHRVHTVNFPGDPYPIHIDATFTPLRPGLILNNPQRRLPEEQRKMFNDNGWEIVDAAQPAHNAPPPLCYSSTWLSMNVLALDPKTVCVEASEVYQQEQMDKLGLEVIPVDLRDAYAFGGGLHCCTADVYREGDCEDYFPKQ; from the coding sequence ATGGCATGGTCACCAGATAAAACCGAAGTCAAAAGCTGGAACGAATGGGATCCGTTGCGCCACGTGATCGTGGGCCGCGCCGATGATTGCCATATTCCACCCGAAGAACCCGCGCTCGACGCCAAAGTGCCAGAGGATTCCGACATGCGCGGCCAATGGGGCCGCCGCCCGCAAGAAACCATCGACAAAGCGAACGAGCTGCTCGACAACTTTGCGTCCATGCTGGAAAAGCGCGGCATCCGCGTGGATCGTCCAACGCCGACAGATTTTTCCAAACCCGCCACCACGCCTGATTTCCACACAGACAGCCAATTCGGCTGTATGCCGCCGCGCGATGTGCTTTTGACAGTGGGTCACGAAATTCTCGAAGCCACCATGTCCTATCGCTGCCGCTGGTTTGAATACCTGTGCTACCGCCCGCTGATGCAGCAGTACTGGGAAGAAGACACCAACTTCCGCCACGAAGCCGCACCAAAACCGCGCCTGACAGATGCGGATTACCACCCCGATTACCTGTCCGATAAAATCGGTGTGGCCAAACGTCTGGAATGGGCCGAAAAGAAATTCTTCGTCACCACCGAAGAAGAACCCCTGTTCGATGCCGCCGACGTTCTGCGTTTTGGCAAAGACCTCGTCGTACAGCACGGCTTCACCACGAACCTCAAGGGCATCGAATGGCTGCGCCGTCACTTCCCCGATCACCGCGTTCACACCGTGAATTTCCCTGGGGATCCCTATCCGATCCACATCGACGCCACGTTCACACCGCTGCGTCCGGGTCTGATCCTAAACAACCCACAGCGCCGCCTGCCCGAAGAACAGCGCAAGATGTTCAACGACAACGGCTGGGAAATCGTCGATGCGGCGCAACCCGCACACAACGCCCCACCGCCCTTGTGCTACTCTTCCACTTGGCTGTCCATGAATGTTCTGGCGCTCGATCCCAAAACCGTCTGCGTCGAAGCCTCCGAAGTCTACCAGCAAGAGCAAATGGACAAACTCGGCCTCGAAGTCATCCCAGTTGATCTGCGCGACGCCTACGCCTTTGGCGGCGGCCTGCACTGCTGTACCGCAGATGTCTACCGCGAAGGCGACTGCGAGGATTACTTCCCGAAACAGTAA
- a CDS encoding TldD/PmbA family protein, which translates to MTQLADLAQRVLDAANAAGADAADTLIAKGTSVSIEVREGALEHAERSEGIDLGLRVLMGARQACVSISDDSATSIAMMAERAVAMAKEAPEDPTCGLAEPDQLAQNWDVDALELFDGGEAPKAEELQQMAIEAEAAALAVDGVSKVQASGSGFSDTSLFLAATNGFQGGYRRGSYSTSCVAISGEGLTMERDYHGEARSHLTDLPSATEIGRLAGERAVERAGATRPPTGAYPVLFDERIAASLVGHLAGAVNGSAIVRGASYLKDSLGEQVLPKGMSLIENPSRPRVAGSRPFDGEGLPVAERAIVKDGILQGWTLDLATARKLGMESTGNASRGVSSPPSPSTGNLTLTQGDQSREDLIAMMGTGLVITSMIGSTINPNTGDYSRGAAGFWVENGEVIGPVNECTVAGNLLDILKNITPANDARQHLSRVVPSLLVEGLTIAGA; encoded by the coding sequence ATGACACAGCTGGCAGATTTGGCACAACGGGTTTTGGACGCGGCAAATGCGGCGGGCGCAGATGCGGCGGACACGCTGATTGCGAAGGGGACATCGGTGTCAATCGAAGTGCGCGAAGGGGCGTTGGAACATGCGGAACGTTCCGAGGGGATTGATCTGGGTCTGCGGGTTTTGATGGGGGCACGCCAAGCCTGTGTTTCTATTTCAGATGACAGCGCCACCAGTATTGCCATGATGGCCGAGCGAGCCGTTGCCATGGCCAAGGAAGCCCCCGAAGACCCAACCTGTGGATTGGCCGAACCTGATCAATTGGCGCAGAATTGGGATGTCGATGCGCTCGAATTATTCGATGGGGGCGAAGCACCCAAGGCCGAAGAGCTGCAGCAGATGGCGATTGAGGCCGAAGCGGCGGCGCTGGCGGTGGACGGGGTATCCAAAGTGCAGGCGTCTGGTTCAGGTTTCAGCGATACATCGTTGTTTTTAGCTGCGACAAATGGGTTTCAAGGTGGGTATCGGCGCGGGTCTTATTCCACATCCTGTGTGGCCATTTCAGGCGAAGGTCTGACGATGGAGCGGGATTATCATGGTGAGGCGCGCAGTCATTTGACCGATCTACCAAGTGCAACAGAGATTGGCCGTTTGGCAGGGGAGCGCGCGGTTGAACGGGCTGGGGCGACGCGGCCACCGACGGGTGCGTATCCGGTTTTGTTTGATGAACGGATCGCGGCGAGTTTGGTTGGGCATCTGGCAGGGGCTGTGAACGGGTCGGCCATTGTGCGCGGCGCGAGTTATTTAAAAGACTCACTGGGGGAACAGGTGTTGCCCAAAGGAATGTCGCTGATTGAGAACCCATCGCGCCCTCGTGTGGCGGGCAGCCGCCCGTTCGATGGGGAAGGGTTGCCTGTGGCAGAGCGGGCCATTGTGAAAGACGGGATTTTGCAAGGTTGGACCCTTGATCTGGCGACGGCGCGCAAACTCGGCATGGAAAGCACGGGCAATGCGAGCCGTGGGGTATCGTCGCCGCCATCGCCATCCACGGGGAATTTGACCCTGACCCAAGGGGATCAAAGCCGTGAGGATTTGATTGCCATGATGGGCACGGGATTGGTGATTACGTCGATGATCGGGTCTACGATCAATCCAAACACAGGGGATTATTCGCGCGGGGCCGCAGGGTTTTGGGTGGAAAACGGTGAAGTGATTGGCCCTGTGAATGAATGCACTGTGGCGGGTAATCTATTGGATATACTGAAAAATATCACACCCGCCAATGATGCGCGTCAGCACCTGAGCCGCGTTGTGCCGAGCCTGTTGGTGGAAGGATTGACCATTGCCGGCGCATGA
- a CDS encoding 3'(2'),5'-bisphosphate nucleotidase CysQ, whose product MPAHDLDLLLDAAKAAGDIALKHFKNDPEVWEKDDDQGPVTVADLAINRMLEAELQAARPDYGWLSEETEDSAARLGKERVFILDPIDGTRAFIMGHENFAHSFAVAQNGVVTAAVVHMPAKEMTFAATRGGGATMNGAPITPSDVAELAQAEILAAKPMMDAGYWAGGVPPVKRNFRSSLAYRLCLVAKGQFDAMITFRPAWEWDVAAGDLICTEAGACVFDAKGETPVYNSPAAKIPGMIACPSQLKAPFLAHLVV is encoded by the coding sequence TTGCCGGCGCATGATCTGGACCTGTTGTTGGATGCGGCCAAGGCGGCGGGCGATATCGCGTTGAAGCATTTCAAGAACGATCCAGAAGTGTGGGAAAAAGACGATGATCAGGGGCCTGTGACGGTGGCTGATTTGGCGATCAATCGCATGTTAGAGGCCGAGTTGCAGGCGGCGCGGCCCGATTACGGTTGGCTGTCCGAAGAGACCGAAGATTCAGCGGCGCGATTGGGGAAAGAACGGGTGTTTATCCTTGATCCGATTGATGGAACGCGGGCGTTCATCATGGGGCATGAGAATTTTGCGCACTCCTTTGCAGTGGCGCAAAATGGTGTTGTCACAGCGGCGGTTGTGCATATGCCCGCAAAAGAAATGACCTTTGCTGCGACGCGCGGGGGCGGGGCGACGATGAATGGTGCGCCCATCACGCCAAGCGATGTGGCAGAGCTGGCGCAGGCGGAGATTTTAGCGGCGAAACCGATGATGGATGCGGGGTATTGGGCGGGGGGTGTGCCCCCTGTGAAGCGGAATTTCCGATCCTCGCTGGCGTATCGGTTGTGTTTGGTGGCCAAGGGTCAGTTTGACGCCATGATCACATTCCGCCCTGCGTGGGAATGGGATGTGGCCGCAGGGGATTTGATTTGTACCGAGGCAGGGGCCTGCGTGTTTGATGCCAAAGGGGAAACGCCGGTTTACAATTCTCCAGCTGCAAAAATTCCTGGAATGATCGCCTGTCCGTCCCAATTGAAAGCGCCGTTTTTGGCGCATTTGGTGGTCTGA